ACGGAGACTGCTTCTTCCACCTTGTATCCTTCTTTTTCGAGCGCAACCCGAAGCAATCGACGGATCTGGATCTCATCGTCTACGATCATGATGATTGGACTAGCCAATAGAATCCTCCAGAGGTGGGAAAGTTAGCACAGGGATTCGAATAAGAAATCTAGCTCCTCCTTCTTGTCGATTTTCCGCCCAGATCTTTCCACCTTGCGCTTCTACAAGTCCCTTGCAGATAGAAAGCCCGAGACCTGTTCCTTGCATAGAACCCGAAACTTTGGTGAATTTTTCAAAAATTTTACCTTCTTGTCCTACAGGAATTCCAGGTCCATTATCCTCTACCGTTAATAGAAGATGATCCTTAGGAACACTTGCTCTTACTATAACTGTGCTATTCGTTTCAGTATGCAAAAATGCATTTTGTAATAGATGGATTAAAACCTGGATCATCAATCTTCTGTCCATTCTGACAAGAGGCATACTTTCATCCGATTGAACTAATAATATATGCTCTCCCTTTTCATGTTCTGCGATTCGGACCGTTTCATTTACCAAATCCACAGGATCTTCCCATTGTAGATCCAACATCAATCTTCCGGATTCTAACCTAGACATATCCAGTAGATCTCCAACTAACCTGTCCAATTTTTTGTAAGCGATCCGGATCTCTGAGAATAAATTGGATCTCTCCTTTTCATCTTTGCCATCCCCTGATTCTAATAGATCCAAGGAAGCGCGAATAACGGTCAAGGGAGTCCGAAAATCATGGCTGACCGAATTAAATAATGCTGAGTAAAATTTTTCAGATTCTTCTACTACTTTAGCGTTTGCACGAATTCCAAGTAATTGTATCCGCTCTAATGCCAAAGCGATCTGGTTCAGCATTGAAAATAAAAGACTCTCTTCTTCTAATTCCAAACTTTCCTTATGTTCTCTATCTAAACCTACAACTCCAAAACAACCTCCTGGAGTAAGTAACGGAAGATACAAACCTTTAGACAAAGGAACGGTATCGGTATCTTTCCCGGAAGGCTTTCTATTTTGGAAGGTCCAAGCGGCCAAGGCGGATTCTTTCATATCCGGTTTAAAACCGCTTTTAGGATGAGGTGTGCGAGAAAGTAAAGAATCCTGATCCGTAAGTAAGATCAAAACGGAAGATCTAAATGTATCTCCTATCGTTTCCACCGCAACTGACACAATCTCGTCTAAACTATGAGTTTTTGATAATGCTACTGAAAGTCTATATAGACCGGAGAGAGCTTCCTCTCCAGTTTGTAAGGCTTCTTCTCTGTCTCTTAATCTTGTTGTAAGAGCGCCCAAAACCATGGCCAATACAAAGTAAGTCCCGAACATCATCCAATCTTCTACTTTATCTATATAGAACGTGAATTTGGGAGGAATAAATAGAAAGTTCCAAAACATCGCGCTCAAAGAAGCAGTGACTAGAACAGGTCCTCTGCCTGCAAACAGAGCCACAAACATTATAAAAAACAGATATACTAATCCAATAGACCAATAACCTGCAAAAATATTCAGCAAAAGATTGAAGGAAGTAATCCCGAGTAACGCCAAAAAGGAAAGAAAATACTGGATTGGCTTCGATCTTGTTCCTTTCGTAAAAAATCCAAATCGGATCTTAGGACTCTCCTTTGTAATTTCCGTCGGAGCGAGAAGTATCTGAAAATCGCCGGATTGTTCGCTTAGTTTATCAACAAAGGAGCCTCCTCTTAAGGTCCTGAAAAGTTTACTCTTGCCGCTTCTTCCTATAACAACATGAGTTGCCTTAGTTCGATTGATTGCTCTTACAATACCGAGAACAGGATCTCTGTCAGAAATGTTCAGTATCTCCGCACCTAATTCTCTTGCAAGACCCAAGTTTTGTCTTAAGAGGTCCTTCTGATCCGATGATAAAACCTCCCCATTGTCTACATGCACCGCCACCCAAGGACATTTTAATCCGAAAGAAATTCGTTTCGCATAACGTATCAGATTGGCAGCCTGGGAAGAAGAAGATACAGCCACTAAAATTTTGTCCGAAAGTTTGGAATCCTTAGTCGGTTCCAAACGAGAAAGTTCCCTATCTACCAATTTGGAGGTAAAATTTAGAGAAAGTTCCCTAAGAGCCGTTAGATTCGGGATCTTAAAGAAAGAATGTAAAGCCTGGGGAACCTTATCGGAAGGGTAAATTTTTCCTTCTTTCAAACGTTTGATTAGATCGTCCGGGACTAGATCGATCAATTCTACTTCATCAGCAATTTCTAAAATGGAATCGGGAACCCTCTCTGAAACAGGAGCACCCGATATTTCCTCCACGATACCTGCCCTACTTTCCAAATGTTGCACATTCAAAGTAGAATAAACATTTATACCTTGATCCAAAATTTCCAGAACGTCTTGGTATCTTTTAGGATGCCTGGAACCTGGAACATTTGTATGAGCAAGCTCATCTATCAAAACAAGATCCGGCTTTTTTTCCAGAATGGCATCTATATCCATTTCCTCCAGATCCACAGACTTGTATTTGGACCTTTTCCGAGGAATGACAGGAAGGCCTTCTGCCTGGACTTCGGTTTCTTTTCTATTATGAGTTTCTAAGTAACCGATCCAGACGTCTATTCCTTCCGACTTTGCTTTTTGAGCGTCTCGTAACATCTCGAAAGTTTTGCCTACGCCTGCGGCCATCCCGAAGAAAATTTTCAATTTCCCTCTACTTTTAGTCTCCTCTCCTCCGATCCGAGAAAGTAACTCGTCCGGATCCGGCCTATTTTCTTCCGTAGGTCTCACTCTATAAATACTTTATTTTTTTAGAATATTCTCTTCTAAGTAAATAGATCTTAACTTCAGGTTCAATTTCAAAATATTGATCTTAAAAGAACCGAATAGTCCCCATTCAGGAGGTTCTATAGATCCTTCTACCAATCCACCTAATTTCTCCTCTGAAATTCCTTTTACCTTTGCCACCAAAGGGATCTGATATTTCACAGCCTCCGGACTCAAATGTGGATCCAGCCCACTTCCGGAGGAATACAAAAGTTCGGAAGGCACAAGTTCAGCTCCGCCTCTTGCAATCCAGTAAGCTCTTCTTTCCTCCACTTTTTTAGAAAGCAGAACGCTAGTAGGTCCAAGATTAGAACCACCGGAAGAAGAAGAGTCATAACCGATCGCAGAAGGTCTGGAATGAAAATATTCCGGAGAATCAAAAGACTGCGCAATCAATTCAGAACCGAGTATCTTTCCATCAAATTCAACCAAGGAGCCTGAACTTGCTTTAGGAAAAGCGAATTTAGCAAATCCATATACAATAGCTGGATAAAAGATCCCACAAATAAAAGTCCAAAGTCCGAACTGCAAAATCGCGCGTATCATCCGAATACTCCTTTAGTAAAACTTAAAACCAGATCTATCCCTTTGATCCCGAAAAAAGGAAGAA
The Leptospira johnsonii genome window above contains:
- a CDS encoding sensor histidine kinase yields the protein MRPTEENRPDPDELLSRIGGEETKSRGKLKIFFGMAAGVGKTFEMLRDAQKAKSEGIDVWIGYLETHNRKETEVQAEGLPVIPRKRSKYKSVDLEEMDIDAILEKKPDLVLIDELAHTNVPGSRHPKRYQDVLEILDQGINVYSTLNVQHLESRAGIVEEISGAPVSERVPDSILEIADEVELIDLVPDDLIKRLKEGKIYPSDKVPQALHSFFKIPNLTALRELSLNFTSKLVDRELSRLEPTKDSKLSDKILVAVSSSSQAANLIRYAKRISFGLKCPWVAVHVDNGEVLSSDQKDLLRQNLGLARELGAEILNISDRDPVLGIVRAINRTKATHVVIGRSGKSKLFRTLRGGSFVDKLSEQSGDFQILLAPTEITKESPKIRFGFFTKGTRSKPIQYFLSFLALLGITSFNLLLNIFAGYWSIGLVYLFFIMFVALFAGRGPVLVTASLSAMFWNFLFIPPKFTFYIDKVEDWMMFGTYFVLAMVLGALTTRLRDREEALQTGEEALSGLYRLSVALSKTHSLDEIVSVAVETIGDTFRSSVLILLTDQDSLLSRTPHPKSGFKPDMKESALAAWTFQNRKPSGKDTDTVPLSKGLYLPLLTPGGCFGVVGLDREHKESLELEEESLLFSMLNQIALALERIQLLGIRANAKVVEESEKFYSALFNSVSHDFRTPLTVIRASLDLLESGDGKDEKERSNLFSEIRIAYKKLDRLVGDLLDMSRLESGRLMLDLQWEDPVDLVNETVRIAEHEKGEHILLVQSDESMPLVRMDRRLMIQVLIHLLQNAFLHTETNSTVIVRASVPKDHLLLTVEDNGPGIPVGQEGKIFEKFTKVSGSMQGTGLGLSICKGLVEAQGGKIWAENRQEGGARFLIRIPVLTFPPLEDSIG
- the kdpC gene encoding potassium-transporting ATPase subunit KdpC; protein product: MIRAILQFGLWTFICGIFYPAIVYGFAKFAFPKASSGSLVEFDGKILGSELIAQSFDSPEYFHSRPSAIGYDSSSSGGSNLGPTSVLLSKKVEERRAYWIARGGAELVPSELLYSSGSGLDPHLSPEAVKYQIPLVAKVKGISEEKLGGLVEGSIEPPEWGLFGSFKINILKLNLKLRSIYLEENILKK